The Entelurus aequoreus isolate RoL-2023_Sb linkage group LG23, RoL_Eaeq_v1.1, whole genome shotgun sequence genome has a window encoding:
- the ccn6 gene encoding cellular communication network factor 6, translating into MIALHCRVLLLIIALQGVSRVEVHGQRLARGGAKSPAKRLQFCHWPCKCGQRPQCQPGVSSVLDGCGCCKSCAKQIGDVCNERDVCDPHKGMYCDFSADTPTFQLGLCAYLMGVGCDLNGGQYENGEAFQPSPLYKCTCIAGAIGCTPAFLQKPAALLGPAPLIGNKAAKHAQDTVYMSAYRDPNVAWKKNCLIQTTIWSPCSKSCGLGISVRVTNDNRKCEMTKERRLCQLRPCRKNTRSGTKVAKGKRCQAQFQATRAEVLRLSGCTSTRKFTPTYCGTCTHLHRCCSPNKSRIIKVTFTCSGGTRVEWKMQWITSCVCLKTCAQSGDMFSHLHLI; encoded by the exons ATGATCGCTCTTCACTGCCGTGTGCTCCTGCTCATCATCGCTCTACAG GGTGTGAGCAGGGTTGAGGTCCATGGGCAGAGACTGGCCCGAGGAGGGGCGAAGAGTCCGGCTAAGAGGCTTCAGTTCTGTCACTGGCCCTGTAAGTGTGGCCAACGCCCGCAGTGTCAGCCTGGG GTGAGTTCTGTGCTGGACGGCTGTGGCTGCTGCAAGAGTTGTGCCAAACAAATAGGAGATGTGTGCAACGAGAGGGATGTGTGTGACCCTCACAAGGGCATGTACTGTGACTTCTCTGCTGACACACCCACCTTTCAACTTGGACTCTGTGCCT acctgatggGGGTTGGATGTGACCTGAATGGAGGCCAGTATGAGAATGGAGAAGCGTTCCAGCCCAGTCCTCTGTACAAGTGCACGTGCATCGCAGGAGCCATCGGATGTACTCCGGCATTCTTGCAGAAGCCTGCAGCTCTTCTGGGACCCGCCCCGCTGATAGGAAACAAAGCAGCGAAACATGCCCAGGATACTGTCTACATGTCAG CTTACAGGGATCCTAACGTGGCCTGGAAGAAGAACTGCCTGATCCAGACCACCATCTGGAGCCCCTGCTCCAAGTCCTGTGGTCTGGGCATCTCTGTGCGCGTCACCAACGACAACCGCAAATGTGAGATGACCAAAGAGCGGCGCCTGTGTCAGCTGCGCCCGTGCAGGAAGAACACCAGGAGCGGCACTAAG GTGGCAAAAGGTAAGAGATGCCAGGCTCAGTTCCAGGCCACAAGAGCAGAAGTGTTGAGACTGTCAGGCTGCACCAGCACCAGGAAGTTCACACCTACCTACTGTGGCACCTGCACACACCTGCACCGATGCTGCTCACCCAACAAGTCTCGCATCATCAAGGTCACCTTCACCTGCTCAGGTGGCACTCGGGTGGAGTGGAAGATGCAgtggatcacttcctgtgtgtgtctCAAGACTTGTGCTCAGTCAGGGGACATGTTTTCTCACCTGCATCTCATCTGA